The Magnolia sinica isolate HGM2019 chromosome 3, MsV1, whole genome shotgun sequence genome includes the window ATTTAGTGGTCCTCTTAAGCATTTTCCGtgcaaaatttatttttttttaaaaaaaaaaatttacacttgGCCTGCCCAAACAAACCAGCTAAGAATCTGGGCCCAAAGCCATTCAGTCACAGTTCCTTATTGGAATTTTGCAAAACGCAACAAaaaatgaaattgactgtgaaaatCCTGGAATGATTACTAGGTGTACGTGCAATCAATCTCCCTCAAGCAGCCTGATCTGGAAGTTGAGGCCCCAAATGCTCGTAGAAATGAGCTTATTATGATTCACCTGTGTTTAAAAACTTATTCACATGCTTGTACACTGTTGCATGTGTGGGTCAAATATATTGCgtaatgccatccaacccatgtatTAAATGAAAACCAACATGATGATGGAATGCCCCTGAAAACAGGCCTATCCAACCATTTGGctggccacaccatggaaaacaatgtCAACCACCTAAAGGCCTTCAAATTTAAGTTGGGGCCCATGTGACAGTTGATAGGCTTTTTTTGGGGGCATCCAATGGAATGGCTCTGTAGCAGAGGTTGGACGCCATACACATATGTCAGTTAATGTCATGCGCAACTTTTATAGACTATGTTTGCGGGAAAGGACACCCTTATCCATGGCTAAAGTGGTAGActagtgaaagatacctcgtttcaacattgagatcttggtatcgatccctagtgggggtggctaacagtgaagcgtcaaccgacagtggggtgtactaacaagctaacaaaaaaaagaagctgGAAAGGACTTGCAGAAGAACCACGATCAACTTCCATTACTCAATCCTCAACTATTTATTAATCTTAGAATTTAAGCTCACTTCCCCCCAAATAAATTATTATGTCCAAGCCGCTCTTTGATCCATTTACTTAGGTGATGCATTAATGATTTTTTCTCAAGGTTTGGGAACTGAACCAATCATGGAAGTGGCTTTTGACGGATGGGTAAAAGCCATAGCTTggttaatatatatacacacacacatggcttggttaatacacacacacacacggaaatgcTCACCTGGGAACCAGTTCATAcatactacgtacgaacttttttgagaacccatcatatgtgatgtggatccaaaatctgaaccgttcatgtgaagtagCACCTCCTGAAATCCCCTGggcctaagttttactttgatctaaatctttgatgggccatgaaaaatgaaaacagttttctcccttgatttgcatttctctttgctaaggcccaccagaatagtagatcagggtgaaaatttgtcacatgcggttttatgggattccgcatcacatggaccgttcagattagacacccatgacacgtgtgcaaaggtgcgcacgtccgtaggtgcgcaggggagcatgactctctctctctctctatatatatatatatacgggaAAAGGTTCTACGCCGTCGTGCTCATGAGAACTTCTCATGAAATCGAGCTGTGTggtccccaccgtgatgtatttgctgTTATTCATatgttttccatctcattttagtactCATCCCAAACCTTAatgatatccaaatctcaggtggactgtaTCACTAGAAACAgcgatgaatgaccattaaaatctttttgcgGGCCACAAaattaatttttggatcaagctgacctttatattttcccttcatccagatcttacTGACATTATTAATatgttaaatttcaaataaacatcatgaaaaccttacgatgggccctttggtaattttaatggtgaggcactcgatcaccgctgtttcctatgagtggcccacctgagatttggatcttggtAATTTTTATAATACCATCCTAAAATGctatggagaaatggatggatagtttggatatacaaaaaatcatcaatGTGAGCCCACAGTATGCGTAATACCCTGTTACCCGGGTAGCACGTAAAGGCTTTTAGCAGGCGGTTGGCTGCTGGTCGGTTCTCTGAgtccccactacgatgtatgtgctttatcatgTTGTTCGTTCATTTTTATAAGATTAGTTTAGGGCTTgatttcaaaaaatgaggcagatttaaatctcaggtggatcacatcacaagaaaatagtagtaattgaatgtctaccattaaaaactttctaaagcctactgtattatttatttgacatccaacctattgattaggtcatacaaacctggatgaatgaaaaaaaaatatatattaactaGACCCAAAATTTTTGGGATTCAATCAACCCtatttttcctgtgatgtggtcaatcaacttaagatttagatctactcatTTGTAGGCTCATACAATAAAaaaatagacagcatggatgaaacatatacatcatggtgggaccaagaGAGCACCGACTAGTAGCCAGTAGCagcgtcagtagctaatccgcgtccttggTATGCAATACGCATCCATACAGAGGCGAGATAGGTCCAACTATGGCTGTAATGGGCCGCGAAAACCTGATTGGCCTTTGGGCTTGGCCCATTTGGGCTGGGTTTGGGGTAGTGTATCAGGCCGGACGGTGAGGTTGGGCTTAAATTAAGAGCCCAATTATAAATCACACCGGTCTTGGGCTTAGCTCTCCAAATTCCATAAACCCAGCGCAGCCCAACaacttttctccttttctttcattctctccctctctctcacacatgAGGCACACCAAATATCATTTATCTGGAGAGATATTGAGGGCTTGGGCTCTGGCGGACTCAGGACGGGCTTTGTGAAATTGTCCTGGGCCGGACTCGAGCTGGGCTATTTCATCCCGTCATGGGCCCGAGCTAGATTTGGGCTTGGTTCATAATTAGAGGCCGGGCTTGGACAGAGCTCGGcccggatggatggatggacggacctaatccggcccattgacaaccctaggtCCAACGGATCTAATTTCAGATATTATTCCTTATCTAAGTTAGGGTCCACAAATTGGAGCGTTTAGATCGTGTACGTACGCATTTCTACGGGAATTCATATTTTTCAACGCCTGTATCAAttaactcttttttcttttcttttcctttttcgtaAGAGTAAGACAAGCTGTTCTTGTCCAGAGTAGCATCAACCTCCTTCTATAAATACCCATCCATCGTAAGTTCGTAACAGAACATAAGCAACAACAGCCATGGCCATACAGAAATCTCTCTcttgcttttcttcttttattattagaatttctttcttccaATGCCTTTACAACAGCACCAGCATCCACACTCGGAGAAGCAGAGGCTCTCTTGGAATGGAAAGCCAGCATCTCCTCACCACAAGCTCTCCATTCATGGTCACTTCCATCTGCTAATGCTAGTGCCAACACAATCTCTCCATGCAAATGGTATGGGATCTCCTGCAACGGCCTTGGAAGCGTAATAGAGATAAGCTTACCCAGTGCAGGCTTGCAAGGTAAGCttgataacttgagcttctccTCATTTCCAAACCTCTTCCGTCTCAATCTCAGTGACAACACACTAACTGGAACCATCCCAGCTGATATTGGCACTCTTTCTAGACTCGTCTCCCTCAATATCTCCATGAATTATCTCTCTGGAGTTCTACCTCTTTCAATGGCTAACCTTTCTCACCTTTCAGAGCTCGACATCTCATCTAATGAAATAACTGGGCCTATTCCTCCATCTTTAGGTAACTTGACCAGGCTGACAATCCTCTACCTCTTtgacaatcaaatttctggttcaattcctgcacaattaggaaatctcaagaatttggttgagttgTCATTGCAGAATAATAGTCTGACAGGTCCAATCCCACCTGCTTTAGGTAATTTAAGAAACCTTACACTTTTGTACCTCTACAGAAATCAAATTTATGgttcaattcctgcacaattaggaaatctcaagaatttggtttaGTTATCGTTGCACAATAACAATCTGACAGGTccaatccctcctgctttaggtaatttgagaaaccttacacttttgtacctctacggcaatcaaatttctggttcaattcctctaGAAATTGGGAATTTGGTAAATCTCAATAAGCTTGAGCTTGAGAGtaaccttctaacaggttctatcccttccactatAGGAAACTTGACCAAGCTTGAACTCTTCAATGCATTTGACAACCATTTAACTGGTGAGATCCCAAAAAGCTTCAGAAATTGCACTAGTTTAACTAGAGTTCGACTCGAAGGAAATCAGCTTGTTGCAAATGTATCAGAAGCCTTTGGTGTCTACCCACATCTCTATTTCATGGATGTCAGCAACAACATGTTGTTTGGTGAACTCTCACCGAACTGGGGAGAATGCAAAAACTTGACGAGGCTACAATTATCTGGGAACATGATCACTGGTAGAATTCCTCGCGAGATTGGGCAGTTGAAGCAGCTACAAGTACTTGGTCTTTCTTTGAACCATCTAGAAGGAGAGATTCCAAAGGAATTTGAGAGGCTAACTTCTTTGTTCAGCTTGAGTTTAAATGATAACGAACTTTCTAGTCAGGTACCAAAAGAGATTGGAAAACTCTCCAACTTGGAGGTTCTTGACTTGTCAAGGAATCACCTAAGTGGTCCAATACCACCTCAATTAGGGGATTGCTCCAAACTCCAATATCTGAAATTGAGCGAAAATGATTTGAATGGAAGCATTCCATTTCAAATTGGTAACCTGGTATACTTAGAGGATTTACTAGATCTCAGTCATAACTTGCTTAATGGAGAGATATCACCACAACTTGGGAAATTGCATGTGCTGGAAAAGTTAAACCTCTCCCACAACATGTTGTCGGGCTCCATTCCACCTTCTTTTGAAGCAATGTTCAGCTTGCAATCtattgatttttcatacaatgctTTGGAAGGTCCTCTTCCCAACAGCAAAAACTTTCAGAAGACTCCTGCAATGGCATTCATAAAAAACAAAGGTTTATGTGGTGAAGTGCAAGGTTTGAGACCCTGCAACGCTCCTTCAATAAGGCATGGTGATGCAAGGAAAGGCCGCCAAGTTGTCATCTTCATTGTTCTTCCTCTCTTGGCAgccttgtttcttttatttctagTCGTCGGCCTTTCTTCCATTTATTCCCAAAGACGAAGAAATAAAGAGAAGGTAGTTCTTGAAAAGAGCAGCAGAaatccattttcaatatggaattatgatgggattgatgcATTTGAACAGATCGTGGAAGCGACAGAGGGTTTCGACGACAAATACTGCATCGGAACTGGAGGGTATGGAAAAGTTTACAAagcaaatctaccatcaggccaagtagtagctgtgaagaaacttCACACACTTGAAGGTGGGGATCAATCCgaccaaagaagttttagaaatgAGATTCGAGCATTAACAGAAATCCGCCATCACAACATTGTGAAGTTTTATGGTTTTTGTTCCCATGCTCAATTCTCATTTCTAGTCTATGAGTACATGTAAAGGGGAAGCTTGGCTAGTATCCTAAGCAACGACAGAGGAGCTGCAGAGTTGGATTGGACTCTAAGGGTGAAAGTtattaaaggtgtggcccatgcaTTATCTTACATGCACCATGATTGCACCCAACCAATTGTCCATTGAGACCTATCAAGCAACAACTTTCTGTTGAATTCGGAACTTGAGGCCTGTGTCTCTGACTTTGGCATTGCAAGATTGTTGATACCTGATTCGTCCAATTGGACTACGCTCGCCGGCACTTACGGATACATCGCTCCAGGTTAGCTGTTAATTCATTCTCCATACTTTAAAAGTTTTATTAGCAATTGGTCTTTATTTTTTCTTaagctttcctttttattttattttattttttgttggcaATTACATACTACGGATTGTGCATATGTTAACATACTGTTGTCAAATATTGCAATCTAGGGCAACTGGAAGATTCCTTGATCCAACAGCTGTAAGAGACCTTGTAAAGAAACATACATGGGTTTGTATTTTTACAATCGCCAAAGtcaaaactaatataataatgcaAATGAAGATAAAAGTAAGAATGCATTTTCTTTGCTACACTTGTGGTCCATCATTTTACATTATGCATGGTAGAGATAATGTGGTTGCATGGTAAGACTAACCATAGTTCCAAGTTACCCAACTAACTTATGCATATTTTATCAGCTATTAAATTTGTGATGCTGACTATTTTTCTTAACTGTACATTTGTTGGCCACCAATTAGATGGACAGAGTCCTCCAATAACTATAATTTTTGGAACCTATTCCATCTACAATATGGGCCATgcttttagatggtctggatatatTTACATGGATATTCCAAGTGTATAGATGGATGTGTAATCACTGTTTAAGAAATGATTGAAAAAACTCGTACTTCTGGCCCATACGAGTAAATGTGAAAATGATGTGCAAGGAAATAAATGTGGAAGTGATGAATACGGAAATAAGGCACCCTTCAATGCTCAGCCAAGAGATCCCAGAGGATGGTTGGGTTTCCTCCATTGCACGAGGGTTTCGACAGCTCTATGGTCCAAACCGTTGATGTGATGTCCCACATAGTGAATGCCccacaccaaaaaaataaaaaaatagttcCAAGATCGAAAATCCTTGAAACAATGCCCATAGTACCCAATCATAGCCGATGAAATGTGCAATTACAATGATACCTATATACACATCAATGACTTAGTTTACACGTGCCAACTTCTCATGCGTTTGGGATTCCCGAGGCACACATAAAGGTAatcccaaacatgtagatgaCCCAACACAATGATTAATCTGGTTCTTTTATTGAGCGGGCCACTACCATGTGAAAACAATGGATAGTTTTAGAAAAAATTGGCAACATACACAATATATATGAAACAATGGACCATCCGGACTttttctgatgtagagcgggtcgcagacggttgcatggccaagatggatcagaaaaggcctggtcgacgacagaagtgatccagaccatcgaaccttaaatcgggcgtatcttgcaatccggaatgagttatctgatgtaaaatatatgattttggggtagaacgagctactgaagccaactaatccgctacgccgggttgcacagtctggaattgcgaaaaatctctggatcgacggtcgtttccctgttttaatttcgtttttactataaatagtaagttctagtttgattataactcttcatccgtcgggctttaggagttgcgcccaacgtgaaaagagcttagaataattaggagaacagtttggtgaagccaaataggacacttactatttttggccgaaaaccttgcgcactagtagacatcacgaccgtctataaatagtaagtttactatttatagtaagtcgcggattctaggagtttgagttgtagtttgattctaatttctttcccattgcttggtacccctatttaaagggctgtgaactcatttttagtcatcaattaatcaatttcgaatttattagaatttatttctattttctactttctttcctcgtggattcgagaagtctctgtgaggagtccagagaagctccgtggattcggagtagttatcctcatcacgttcatccctgcgtcaattggtatcaaagcgaggtttctccttgggccgatggcaaacaacgaaggtatgaatcaaaatcctgtggatggtAATCCACAGATTCGTTATTtttcagaaagaatggaagctttccaccggaagagttagttgaccatgcaagggttgcaggcaactctcgaccgtcttgcgtatgcgctacttccgccccgagccctaggcggtgctccaccacccatagttgctgtacgacacaatcccgattttcgtagagcactaccagtggcaaaccgtagggctacaccagatgactcaagttctagcgacgaggaccttaatgaggattttgctcgacgaccaatccatggaggtgatcatctagatcgtgctgaaagagactatcgaggtaaggctgaacttcctaattttaacggtttattaggtatagaagattttctcgattggctagccgaagtagaaagatattttgattacatggacgtgccagatcataaaagggtaaaattggaagcgtttaaattaaaatctggtacttctgcatggtgggaacaattacaactctcacgagcccgccagaataaggtgcccatctcatcatggccacggatgagacgtcttcttcgatcacgatttctctctAGTGATTATGAGtaaatattattccagcaatatcaaaattgcagacaaggaaatcgaactgtcacagattacaccaaagaattccaacggttgcttacacgaaacgatctgtcagaatctgagtcacagaaggtggtaagatttataggtgggttgcgaccgataattcaggaccgagttcagatgtacccagtcgggaccgtggatgaagcagttcaattggcggatagggcagaaacacaatttgcaagagctcctgctcgtccatatccttcaactcgaccccccatgacgggtcccacacaggatccagtgctgccacgaggaaaagactcagtacctcaacttcctacaaccgcaaaccgtgatacggggagcggctcatctagACCTCAATGTGCAGCACCCATAACAGCgggcccgagtaggattccatATCCTTATGcttggccaaggtcgaacaattgttatcaTTGTGGCCAATCAGGCCACTTattaaacacttgtcctcaacatcccgcagcacacttgactataaatgaaggAGGGAttgaagatgaggccgtagaagaagactATGGTTTTAATAAACATGAACAAAtaactgaagaaatagcaggtggcgatgaagtgacgggcgaggatcctggtgaatttctagttataaggcgattactgtatgcctcacgaaaggaattacatccacagcgacacaatatattctgtactcggtgcaccgtcaacggaaaggtctgtgatgtgatcataaacagtggtggtagcgaaaacatcgtctcgagagtaatggtggacaagttgcggttaccaacgatgaaacatccttccccatactcaattagctggataaaaaaggtgaataagACTAAGGTAACTAaataatgcactatctcgttttcaattggcaaaaattataaggatcaaatactttgtgacgtggtcgatatggaagcttgtcatatgttactcggtcgaccttggcagtcggaccgtgatgcgacccatcggggatgagataatgtctacgaattcgtcaaggatagtcgaaaaataagccttgcccctatggcactagagaaccaccctgaagccttaaaagtggaggggagttccctcttgaccattcgggatttcatggaggaatctaaggaaactggTGAGGTATACGCCatagtagtgaagggcgaggaagaggaaccctccaagtttaagactgttgctaaataaattcaaagaagtttggcctaagaatttacctgatggattgccccccatgagggacatccaacatcacatagacctcgtccctggggctagcctgcccaatcgctctcattatcagatgagtccgaaggaatgtgagatacttcaggggcaagtggaggaattgatccgtaagggtctcttgagagagagcatgagcccatgtgccgtaccagcattattaacgccaaaaaagatGGAAGTTGGCGCATGTATGTCGACAGTCTGgtaatcaataaaattaccatcaaatatagattcccaataccacggttagaCGATATGCTAGaaagggccaaggtgttctctaaactagatttaggagcgggtaccatcagattcgtattcgacccggtgatgagtggaaaatggcatttaagaccaaggaagggttgtatgagtgactggtcatgcccttcggcctatcgaacacgctaagtacttttatgcgtttgatgaatcaagttctaaaaccgttcactggccgatttg containing:
- the LOC131239030 gene encoding MDIS1-interacting receptor like kinase 2-like: MPNSPAGHLGYLQARFLLRGHPFYTEPCLDFDGYILRCQRSLRFHPIKFLSSNAFTTAPASTLGEAEALLEWKASISSPQALHSWSLPSANASANTISPCKWYGISCNGLGSVIEISLPSAGLQGKLDNLSFSSFPNLFRLNLSDNTLTGTIPADIGTLSRLVSLNISMNYLSGVLPLSMANLSHLSELDISSNEITGPIPPSLEIGNLVNLNKLELESNLLTGSIPSTIGNLTKLELFNAFDNHLTGEIPKSFRNCTSLTRVRLEGNQLVANVSEAFGVYPHLYFMDVSNNMLFGELSPNWGECKNLTRLQLSGNMITGRIPREIGQLKQLQVLGLSLNHLEGEIPKEFERLTSLFSLSLNDNELSSQVPKEIGKLSNLEVLDLSRNHLSGPIPPQLGDCSKLQYLKLSENDLNGSIPFQIGNLVYLEDLLDLSHNLLNGEISPQLGKLHVLEKLNLSHNMLSGSIPPSFEAMFSLQSIDFSYNALEGPLPNSKNFQKTPAMAFIKNKGLCGEVQGLRPCNAPSIRHGDARKGRQVVIFIVLPLLAALFLLFLVVGLSSIYSQRRRNKEKVVLEKSSRNPFSIWNYDGIDAFEQIVEATEGFDDKYCIGTGGYGKVYKANLPSGQVVAVKKLHTLEGGDQSDQRSFRNEIRALTEIRHHNIVKFYGFCSHAQFSFLVYEYM